In Brachypodium distachyon strain Bd21 chromosome 2, Brachypodium_distachyon_v3.0, whole genome shotgun sequence, one genomic interval encodes:
- the LOC100834697 gene encoding transcription factor PCL1 produces the protein MGEEAGGGGGGEYARVSEWETGLPGSDELTPLSQPLVPPGLAAAFRIPPEPGRTLLDVHRASSATVSRLRSSSSSSSGGGGSFPTFPSGHGGAASDTGADSAAAASELEKTSKRPRMVWNPQLHKRFVDVVAHLGIKSAVPKTIMQLMNVEGLTRENVASHLQKYRLYVKRMQGLSNEGPSPSDHIFASTPVPPSLREPQVPSAAMAPMYHHHPMGGGGGGMTGGYYQPQQQHGGHAVYNGYGGGGGYSQYHHGDQ, from the coding sequence AtgggggaggaggccggcggcggcggcggaggggagtATGCGCGGGTCTCGGAGTGGGAGACGGGGCTGCCGGGGTCCGACGAGCTCACCCCTCTCTCCCAGCCGCTGGTCCCGCCCGGGCTGGCCGCGGCCTTCCGCATCCCGCCGGAGCCCGGCCGCACGCTGCTCGACGTCCaccgcgcctcctccgccaccgtcTCCCGcctccgctcctcctcctcttcttcctctggcGGGGGAGGCTCGTTCCCCACCTTCCCCTCCGGCCACGGCGGGGCGGCGTCGGACACGGGCGCggactcggcggcggcggcgtcggagcTGGAGAAGACGAGCAAGCGGCCGCGGATGGTGTGGAACCCGCAGCTGCACAAGCGGTTCGTGGACGTGGTGGCGCACCTGGGGATCAAGAGCGCCGTGCCCAAGACCATCATGCAGCTGATGAACGTGGAAGGGCTCACCCGGGAGAACGTCGCCAGCCACCTCCAGAAGTACCGCCTCTACGTCAAGCGGATGCAGGGACTCTCCAACGAAGGTCCTTCCCCCTCCGACCACATCTTCGCATCCACCCCCGTCCCGCCCAGCCTCCGCGAGCCACAGGtgccctccgccgccatggcccccatgtaccaccaccaccccatgggcggcggcggcggcggcatgacCGGCGGCTACTaccagccgcagcagcagcacggcggACACGCCGTCTACAAtggctacggcggcggcggaggctaCTCCCAGTACCACCACGGCGACCAGTGA